The following are encoded together in the Blautia obeum ATCC 29174 genome:
- the spoIIID gene encoding sporulation transcriptional regulator SpoIIID: MKDYIEERAVEIAHYIIETKATVRQTAKKFGISKSTVHKDVTDRLIQINPALAGEARKILDVNKEERHIRGGLATREKYLHMHH, translated from the coding sequence TTGAAGGATTATATCGAAGAACGTGCAGTGGAGATTGCACATTACATAATAGAAACAAAAGCGACAGTACGACAGACGGCGAAAAAATTTGGGATCAGTAAGAGTACGGTACATAAAGATGTGACAGACCGGCTGATCCAGATCAATCCGGCACTGGCGGGAGAGGCGCGTAAGATTCTGGATGTGAATAAAGAAGAACGTCACATCCGTGGCGGACTTGCTACCCGGGAGAAATATCTGCATATGCATCATTGA
- a CDS encoding MerR family transcriptional regulator — protein MKNYTIREISEMFELPSSTLRYYESEELLPEVPKSSSGQRIYNDEHVERLKCINCFKRTGMTIPQLRKFFIYEADEAAHIDKIISLLKDQEQIVNEKLIQLQKDSAHVHHKVEYYSEIKHALENNLPLPVWVDED, from the coding sequence ATGAAAAACTATACGATCAGAGAAATATCCGAAATGTTTGAGTTACCATCATCTACACTTCGTTATTACGAAAGTGAAGAGCTCCTTCCAGAAGTACCCAAATCCTCTTCCGGACAACGTATATACAATGATGAACATGTTGAACGTCTTAAATGTATCAACTGTTTCAAACGCACAGGAATGACTATCCCACAGCTTCGAAAATTTTTTATATATGAGGCAGATGAAGCAGCTCACATTGATAAAATTATCTCTCTTCTAAAAGATCAGGAACAAATTGTAAATGAAAAGCTGATCCAGCTTCAAAAAGATTCAGCACATGTCCATCACAAAGTAGAATACTACTCTGAAATCAAACATGCGCTGGAAAATAATCTTCCTCTGCCAGTCTGGGTAGATGAGGATTGA
- a CDS encoding aldo/keto reductase, with protein MYTASKERYTTMEYDHCGNSGLMLPKVSLGLWHNFGDTANFENMRKLCFTAFDSGITQFDLANNYGPEPGSAEKNFGRILKEDLGVYRDELIITTKAGYEMWDGPYGNWGSRKYLLASLDQSLKRMGLDYVDIFYHHRMDPDTPLEETMGALASAVQSGKAIYVGLSNYDGETLKKATAILKDLHCPFVINQNRYSIFDRTVEKNGLKKATAELQKGLITFSPLAQGQLTDRYLHGIPEDSRIRTDGRFLKESTLDEHRLDQIRKLNELAAQRGEKLADMALAWLLQQKEVTSVLIGASKTQQILDNIKAISSAPLTEEELKLIDEISLN; from the coding sequence ATGTACACTGCGTCTAAAGAAAGATACACAACCATGGAATACGATCATTGTGGAAACAGTGGTCTGATGCTGCCAAAGGTGTCACTGGGATTATGGCATAACTTTGGAGACACCGCAAATTTTGAAAATATGAGAAAGCTTTGTTTTACGGCTTTTGATAGTGGAATCACACAGTTTGACCTGGCAAATAATTATGGTCCGGAACCAGGAAGTGCAGAAAAGAACTTTGGCCGCATTCTGAAAGAAGACCTGGGCGTTTATCGTGATGAGCTGATCATTACAACAAAAGCCGGATATGAGATGTGGGATGGCCCTTATGGGAACTGGGGAAGCCGCAAGTATCTTCTTGCCAGCCTGGATCAGAGTCTGAAACGTATGGGCCTTGATTATGTAGATATTTTTTATCATCACAGAATGGATCCGGATACACCGCTTGAAGAGACCATGGGTGCACTGGCAAGTGCAGTACAGAGCGGCAAGGCAATTTATGTCGGACTTTCCAATTATGATGGAGAGACATTAAAGAAGGCTACTGCAATTCTGAAGGATCTGCATTGTCCGTTTGTCATCAATCAGAACCGTTATTCTATTTTTGATCGAACAGTAGAGAAGAATGGTCTGAAAAAGGCAACTGCTGAGCTGCAAAAGGGTCTGATCACATTCAGCCCGCTTGCACAGGGACAGCTGACTGACCGTTACCTGCATGGAATCCCGGAAGACAGCCGTATCCGTACTGATGGCAGATTCCTTAAAGAAAGTACTTTGGATGAACACAGACTAGATCAGATCCGTAAGCTGAATGAGCTGGCAGCACAGCGAGGAGAAAAGCTTGCAGATATGGCACTTGCATGGCTTCTGCAGCAGAAAGAAGTGACCAGTGTTCTGATCGGCGCATCCAAAACACAGCAGATTCTGGATAATATAAAAGCAATTTCCAGTGCACCGCTCACTGAGGAAGAACTGAAACTGATTGATGAGATCTCATTAAATTGA